The Salmonella enterica subsp. houtenae serovar Houten genome has a segment encoding these proteins:
- the folD gene encoding bifunctional methylenetetrahydrofolate dehydrogenase/methenyltetrahydrofolate cyclohydrolase, protein MAAKIIDGKTIAQQVRSEVAQKVQARVAAGLRAPGLAVVLVGSNPASQIYVASKRKACDEVGFVSRSYDLPETTSEAELLALIDTLNADNTIDGILVQLPLPAGIDNVKVLERIAPDKDVDGFHPYNVGRLCQRAPRLRPCTPRGIVTLLERYNIDTYGLNAVVIGASNIVGRPMSMELLLAGCTTTVTHRFTKDLRHHVEHADLLIVAVGKPGFIPGEWIKEGAIVIDVGINRLENGKVVGDVVFEEAAARASYITPVPGGVGPMTVATLIENTLQACIEYHDPQGK, encoded by the coding sequence GATTGCGCAGCAGGTGCGATCTGAGGTTGCTCAAAAAGTTCAGGCTCGCGTCGCAGCAGGTCTTCGCGCTCCCGGGCTGGCTGTGGTGCTGGTCGGCAGCAACCCGGCTTCACAGATTTATGTGGCAAGCAAACGCAAAGCGTGCGACGAAGTGGGGTTCGTCTCCCGCTCCTATGACCTGCCGGAAACCACCAGCGAAGCCGAACTGCTGGCGCTTATCGATACTCTGAATGCAGATAACACGATCGACGGTATTCTGGTGCAGTTGCCTTTACCGGCAGGTATCGACAACGTTAAAGTGCTGGAGCGTATCGCGCCAGATAAAGACGTAGACGGTTTTCATCCTTATAATGTCGGTCGTCTGTGCCAGCGCGCACCGCGCCTGCGTCCCTGTACACCCCGTGGTATTGTGACCCTGCTTGAGCGTTACAACATTGATACCTACGGCCTGAATGCGGTGGTCATTGGCGCATCCAATATCGTTGGACGCCCGATGAGCATGGAGCTGCTACTGGCTGGCTGTACGACTACCGTTACGCACCGCTTTACCAAAGATCTACGTCATCATGTCGAACATGCTGATTTGCTCATTGTCGCCGTAGGTAAACCGGGCTTTATTCCCGGCGAATGGATTAAAGAAGGCGCGATTGTGATTGATGTCGGTATTAACCGTCTGGAAAATGGCAAGGTCGTTGGCGATGTCGTGTTTGAAGAAGCCGCGGCGCGCGCGTCATACATCACGCCCGTGCCGGGCGGCGTTGGACCGATGACGGTCGCCACGCTTATCGAAAACACGCTACAGGCGTGTATTGAATATCACGATCCACAAGGAAAATAA
- the ybcJ gene encoding ribosome-associated protein produces MATFSLGKHPHVELCDLLKLEGWSESGAQAKMAIADGLVKVDGAVETRKRCKIVAGQTVSFEGQSVKVVA; encoded by the coding sequence ATGGCGACATTCTCTTTAGGCAAGCACCCGCACGTCGAACTGTGCGATCTGCTCAAGCTGGAAGGCTGGAGCGAAAGCGGCGCCCAGGCGAAAATGGCCATTGCCGACGGGTTGGTTAAGGTCGATGGCGCGGTTGAAACCCGTAAACGCTGCAAAATTGTCGCCGGGCAAACCGTCAGCTTTGAAGGCCAAAGCGTGAAAGTCGTAGCGTAA